Proteins encoded within one genomic window of Macaca thibetana thibetana isolate TM-01 chromosome 3, ASM2454274v1, whole genome shotgun sequence:
- the EPHB4 gene encoding ephrin type-B receptor 4, translating to MELRALLCWASLAAALEETLLNTKLETADLKWVTFPQVDGQWEELSGLDEEQHSVRTYEVCDVQRAPGQAHWLRTGWVPRRGAVHVYATLRFTMLECLSLPRAGRSCKETFTVFYYESDADTATALTPAWMENPYIKVDTVAAEHLTRKRPGAEATGKVNVKTLRLGPLSKAGFYLAFQDQGACMALLSLHLFYKKCAQLTVNLTRFPETVPRELVVPVAGSCVVDAIPAPGPSPSLYCREDGQWAEQPVTGCSCAPGFEAAEGNTKCRACAQGTFKPLSGEGSCQPCPANSHSNNIGSAVCQCRIGYFRARTDPRGAPCTTPPSAPRSVVSRLNGSSLHLEWSAPLESGGREDLTYALRCRECRPGGSCAPCGGDLTFDPGPRDLVEPWVVVRGLRPDFTYTFEVTALNGVSSLATGPVPFEPVNVTTDREVPPAVSDIRVTRSSPSSLSLAWAVPRAPSGAVLDYEVKYHEKGAEGPSSVRFLKTSENRAELRGLKRGASYLVQVRARSEAGYGPFGQEHHSQTQLDENEGWREQLALIAGTAVVGVVLVLVVIVVAVLCLRKQSNGREAEYSDKHGQYLIGHGTKVYIDPFTYEDPNEAVREFAKEIDVSYVKIEEVIGAGEFGEVCRGRLKAPGKKESCVAIKTLKGGYTERQRREFLSEASIMGQFEHPNIIRLEGVVTNSMPVMILTEFMENGALDSFLRLNDGQFTVIQLVGMLRGIASGMRYLAEMSYVHRDLAARNILVNSNLVCKVSDFGLSRFLEENSSDPTYTSSLGGKIPIRWTAPEAIAFRKFTSASDAWSYGIVMWEVMSFGERPYWDMSNQDVINAIEQDYRLPPPPDCPTSLHQLMLDCWQKDRNARPRFPQVVSALDKMIRNPASLKIVARENGGASHPLLDQRQPHYSAFGSVGEWLRAIKMGRYEESFAAAGFGSFELVSQISAEDLLRIGVTLAGHQKKILASVQHMKSQAKPGAPGGTGGPTPQY from the exons ATGGAGCTCCGGGCGCTGCTCTGCTGGGCTTCTTTGGCCGCCGCTTTGGAAG aGACCCTGCTGAACACAAAATTGGAAACTGCGGATCTGAAGTGGGTGACGTTCCCTCAGGTGGACGGGCAG TGGGAGGAACTCAGCGGCCTGGATGAGGAACAGCACAGTGTGCGCACCTACGAGGTGTGTGACGTGCAGCGTGCCCCGGGCCAGGCCCACTGGCTTCGCACAGGCTGGGTCCCACGGCGTGGCGCCGTCCATGTTTACGCCACGCTGCGCTTCACCATGCTTGAGTGCTTGTCCCTGCCTCGGGCCGGGCGCTCCTGCAAGGAGACTTTCACCGTCTTCTACTATGAGAGCGATGCGGACACGGCCACAGCCCTCACACCAGCCTGGATGGAGAACCCCTACATCAAG GTGGACACAGTGGCCGCGGAGCATCTCACCCGGAAGCGCCCTGGGGCCGAGGCCACCGGGAAGGTGAATGTCAAGACGCTGCGTCTGGGACCACTCAGCAAGGCCGGCTTCTACCTGGCCTTCCAGGACCAGGGTGCCTGCATGGCCCTGCTGTCCCTGCACCTCTTCTACAAGAAGTGCGCCCAGCTGACTGTGAACCTGACCCGCTTCCCGGAGACTGTGCCTCGGGAGCTAGTTGTGCCCGTGGCTGGCAGCTGCGTGGTGGATGCCATCCCcgcccctggccccagccccagcctctacTGCCGTGAGGACGGCCAGTGGGCTGAGCAGCCGGTGACCGGCTGCAGCTGTGCTCCGGGGTTCGAGGCGGCCGAGGGGAACACCAAGTGCCGAG ccTGTGCCCAGGGCACCTTCAAGCCCCTGTCAGGAGAAGGGTCCTGCcagccatgcccagccaatagcCACTCTAACAACATCGGATCAGCCGTCTGCCAGTGCCGCATCGGGTACTTCCGGGCACGCACAGACCCGCGGGGTGCACCCTGCACCA ccCCTCCCTCGGCTCCGCGGAGCGTGGTTTCCCGCCTGAACGGCTCCTCCCTGCACCTGGAATGGAGTGCCCCCCTGGAGTCCGGTGGCCGAGAGGACCTCACCTACGCCCTCCGCTGCCGGGAGTGCCGACCCGGAGGCTCCTGCGCGCCCTGCGGGGGAGACCTGACCTTTGACCCTGGCCCCCGGGACCTGGTGGAGCCCTGGGTGGTGGTTCGAGGGCTGCGTCCTGACTTCACCTATACCTTTGAGGTCACTGCGTTGAACGGAGTGTCCTCCTTAGCCACGGGGCCCGTCCCATTTGAGCCTGTCAATGTCACCACCGACCGAGAGG TACCTCCCGCAGTGTCTGACATCCGGGTGACGCGGTCCTCACCCAGCAGCTTGAGCCTGGCCTGGGCTGTTCCCCGGGCACCCAGTGGGGCTGTGCTGGACTACGAGGTCAAGTACCATGAGAAG GGTGCCGAGGGTCCCAGCAGCGTGCGGTTCCTGAAGACGTCAGAAAACCGGGCAGAGCTGCGGGGGCTGAAGCGGGGAGCCAGCTACCTGGTGCAGGTACGGGCGCGCTCTGAGGCTGGCTACGGACCCTTTGGCCAGGAACATCACAGCCAGACCCAACTGGATG AGAACGAGGGCTGGCGGGAGCAGCTGGCCCTGATTGCGGGCACGGCAGTCGTGGGTGTGGTCCTGGTCCTGGTGGTCATTGTGGTCGCCGTTCTCTGCCTCAG GAAGCAGAGCAACGGGAGAGAAGCAGAATATTCGGACAAACACGGACAGTATCTCATTGGGCATG GTACTAAGGTCTACATCGACCCCTTCACTTACGAAGACCCTAATGAGGCTGTGAGGGAATTTGCAAAAGAGATCGATGTCTCCTATGTCAAGATTGAAGAGGTGATTGGCGCAG GTGAGTTTGGCGAGGTGTGCCGCGGCCGGCTCAAGGCCCCAGGGAAGAAGGAGAGCTGTGTGGCAATTAAAACCCTGAAGGGTGGCTACACGGAGCGGCAGCGGCGTGAGTTCCTGAGCGAGGCCTCCATCATGGGCCAGTTCGAGCACCCGAATATCATCCGCCTGGAGGGCGTGGTCACCAACAGCATGCCTGTCATGATTCTCACGGAGTTCATGGAGAACGGCGCCCTGGACTCCTTCCTGCGG CTGAACGACGGACAGTTCACGGTCATCCAGCTTGTGGGCATGCTGCGGGGCATCGCCTCGGGCATGCGGTACCTTGCCGAGATGAGCTACGTCCACCGAGACCTGGCTGCTCGCAACATCCTAGTCAACAGCAACCTGGTCTGCAAAGTGTCTGACTTTGGCCTTTCCCGATTCCTGGAGGAGAACTCTTCCGATCCCACCTACACGAGCTCCCTG gGAGGAAAGATTCCCATCCGATGGACTGCCCCAGAGGCCATTGCATTCCGGAAGTTCACTTCTGCCAGTGATGCCTGGAGTTACGGGATTGTGATGTGGGAGGTGATGTCATTTGGGGAGCGGCCATACTGGGACATGAGCAATCAGGAT GTGATCAATGCCATTGAACAGGACTACCGGCTGCCCCCGCCCCCAGACTGTCCCACGTCCCTCCACCAGCTCATGCTGGACTGTTGGCAGAAAGACCGGAATGCCCGGCCCCGCTTCCCTCAGGTGGTTAGCGCCCTGGACAAGATGATCCGGAACCCTGCCAGCCTCAAAATCGTGGCCCGGGAGAATGGCGG GGCCTCACACCCTCTCCTGGACCAGCGGCAGCCTCACTACTCAGCTTTTGGCTCTGTGGGCGAGTGGCTTCGGGCCATCAAGATGGGaagatatgaagaaagttttgcAGCCGCTGGCTTTGGCTCCTTTGAGCTGGTCAGCCAGATCTCTGCCGA GGACCTGCTCCGAATCGGAGTCACTCTGGCGGGACACCAGAAGAAAATCTTGGCCAGTGTCCAGCACATGAAGTCCCAGGCCAAGCCGGGAGCCCCGGGTGGGACCGGAGGACCGACCCCACAGTACTGA